The sequence GCGATCAGCGAGCAGGCCAAAGCGCTGCTCACGCCGGAGGCCAGGGCCGTGCTGGCGCGGCTGGTACCGGCGCTCGAGGCGGTCGGCGAATGGAACGGCCCGGCGATCGAGGCCGTGGTTCGCAGCTTTGCCGAAACCGCTGCGGTCAAGCTCGGCGCTGTGGCGCAGCCCTTGCGCGCTGCCTTGACTGGCAAGACCACATCGCCGCCGATTTTCGACGTGCTCGCCGTACTCGGCCGGACCGAGAGCCTGGCGCGGCTGCGCGAGCAGGCGGCGGCCTGACCGCCTTTTTTACGCCGCGTCAATCTTTTGATCACGGATTTCATGCCCATATGCGGGGCAGCCCCCGCGTATGCCCGATCTTGCAGCGCACACACGGATGGGCTACCGAAATGAAGCCGGACGCGTCCTTCCCCGGGCACCGCTCCATCCGGCTTTTAGACTTAAGAATAAAGCGCTTCGCCGCTGTCAAAATCCGAGGGCTCGACCATGGACGCCAAAACGGACGCCACCCAAGCAACCGGCTCGATCACCGTCGGTAACAAGAATATCGATCTGCCGATCTACAAGGGCACCATCGGTCCGGATGTGCTCGACATCTCCAAGCTCTACGGCCAGAGCGGGATGTTCACCTACGACCCCGGCTTCACCTCGACCGCGAGCTGCGAGTCCAAGATCACCTACATCGACGGCGATGAAGGCGTCTTGTTGTACCGCGGCTACCCGATCGAACAGCTCGCCGAGCACGGCGACTTCCTCGAGACCTGCTATCTGCTGCTGTACGGCGAACTGCCGACCGCCGCGCAGAAGGCGGACTTCGACTACCGCGTCACGCGCCACACCATGGTGCATGAGCAAATGAGCCGCTTCTTCCAGGGCTTCCGTCGCGACGCGCATCCGATGGCGATCATGACCGGCTCGATCGGCGCGCTGTCGGCCTTCTATCACGACTCGACCGACATCTCGGACCCGACGCAGCGCATGATCGCGTCGATCCGCATGATCGCCAAGGTGCCGACGCTCGCGGCCATGGCCTACAAATATTCGGTCGGCCAGCCCTTCGTTTATCCGAAGAACGAGCTCGACTACTCGACCAACTTCCTGCGCATGTGCTTTGCGGTGCCGGCGGAAGAGTTCAAACCGAACCCGGTGCTGGCACGCGCCATGGACCGCATCTTCATCCTGCATGCCGACCACGAGCAGAACGCCTCGACCTCGACGGTGCGTCTGGCGGGTTCTTCGGGTGCCAATCCATTCGCCTGCATCGCAGCCGGCTGCGCCTGTCTGTGGGGCCCGGCGCATGGCGGCGCCAACGAAGCCGCGCTCAACATGCTGTCCGAAATCGGCTCGGTCGACCGCATTCCGGAATTCGTGCGGCGCGCCAAGGACAAGAACGACAGCTACCGCCTGATGGGCTTCGGCCACCGCGTCTACAAGAACTACGATCCGCGCGCCAAGATCATGCAGAAGACCTGCCACGAGGTCCTCGCCGAGCTCGGCATCAAGGACGATCCGTTGCTCGACGTCGCCATGGAACTCGAGCGCATCGCTCTGCACGACGACTACTTCATCGAGAAGAAGCTGTACCCGAACATCGACTTCTATTCGGGCATCACGCTGAAGGCGATGGGCTTCCCGACCACGATGTTCACCGTGCTGTTCGCCGTCGCCCGCACCGTCGGCTGGATCGCGCAGTGGAAGGAAATGATCGAAGATCCGAAGCAGAAGATCGGTCGTCCGCGCCAGCTCTACACCGGCGCCGCCACGCGCGATTACGTGCCGACCTCGCGGCGCAAGTAACCGCTTCAACGTCTGTCACAAGATCATGGCCGGGCCTCGCTGCCCGGCCATTTTCATACTCAGCCGTTACTGGCGTCAGACCATCTCACCGATGGCCTTGCGGAAACGTGCGAGCGCCACGCCGAACAGCACGCCGCCGATGACGAT comes from Undibacter mobilis and encodes:
- the gltA gene encoding citrate synthase produces the protein MDAKTDATQATGSITVGNKNIDLPIYKGTIGPDVLDISKLYGQSGMFTYDPGFTSTASCESKITYIDGDEGVLLYRGYPIEQLAEHGDFLETCYLLLYGELPTAAQKADFDYRVTRHTMVHEQMSRFFQGFRRDAHPMAIMTGSIGALSAFYHDSTDISDPTQRMIASIRMIAKVPTLAAMAYKYSVGQPFVYPKNELDYSTNFLRMCFAVPAEEFKPNPVLARAMDRIFILHADHEQNASTSTVRLAGSSGANPFACIAAGCACLWGPAHGGANEAALNMLSEIGSVDRIPEFVRRAKDKNDSYRLMGFGHRVYKNYDPRAKIMQKTCHEVLAELGIKDDPLLDVAMELERIALHDDYFIEKKLYPNIDFYSGITLKAMGFPTTMFTVLFAVARTVGWIAQWKEMIEDPKQKIGRPRQLYTGAATRDYVPTSRRK